Proteins encoded in a region of the Streptomyces sp. NBC_00310 genome:
- a CDS encoding TetR/AcrR family transcriptional regulator produces the protein MARVGLTPERLARAGAELADEIGFAEVTVSELARRFDVKVASLYSHVRNSQDLKTRIALLALEELADRGTAALAGRAGKDALAALGNVYRDYARVHPGRYAAAQLRLDPEAAAASAGGRHARMTRAILRGYDLTEPDQTHAVRLLGSVFHGYVSLETAGGFNHSAPDSQESWDRILDALDALLRNWPAPPPR, from the coding sequence ATGGCACGCGTAGGCCTCACCCCGGAACGCCTGGCCCGGGCGGGCGCGGAGCTGGCCGACGAGATCGGCTTCGCCGAGGTGACCGTCTCGGAGCTGGCGCGGCGGTTCGACGTGAAGGTCGCGAGCCTGTACTCGCATGTGCGGAACTCCCAGGACCTCAAGACCCGGATCGCCCTGCTCGCCCTGGAGGAACTGGCCGACCGGGGCACCGCCGCGCTCGCCGGACGGGCCGGGAAGGACGCGCTGGCGGCGCTGGGGAACGTGTACCGCGACTACGCCCGCGTACACCCCGGCCGCTATGCGGCGGCCCAGCTGAGGCTGGACCCCGAGGCGGCCGCGGCCAGCGCGGGCGGCAGACACGCGCGGATGACCAGGGCGATCCTGCGCGGCTACGACCTGACCGAGCCGGACCAGACCCACGCCGTCCGGCTCCTGGGCAGCGTCTTCCACGGCTACGTCAGCCTGGAGACGGCCGGCGGCTTCAACCACAGTGCCCCCGACTCGCAGGAGAGCTGGGACCGGATCCTCGACGCCCTCGACGCCCTCCTGCGCAACTGGCCCGCCCCTCCGCCCCGTTGA